AACGGCCCGCTCAAGTCCGACTACCGCCGCTTCAATATCGAGGGCATAGCGCCGGGGGATGACTACGCCGCCATGGACCAGGCCCTGCAGCGGCGCTACACCCGGCTCAAGGCGGGCGAGGCGGCCCTGCCGGATGTGCTGCTCATCGACGGCGGCAAGGGCCAGCTGGGCCGGGCGGCCGAGGTGCTGGCCGAGCTGGGCCTGGTCGATGTGCTGCTGCTGGGCGTGGCCAAGGGCGCCGACCGCAAGCCGGGGCTGGAGCAGCTGTTCTTGTGGGGCGATGAGACCGCCACTATACTGCCCGCCGACTCCTCGGCCCTGCACCTGGTGCAGCAGATCCGCGACGAGGCCCATCGCTTCGCCATCAGCGGCCATCGCCAGCGGCGTAACCGGGCGGCCACGGTCTCGGTACTGGAGTCCATTGCCGGGGTCGGTGCCAAGCGCCGCCAGCGCCTGCTCAAGGCCTTTGGCGGCCTGCAAGGGGTGGCCCGCGCCGGGATCGAGGACCTGAGCCGGGTCGAGGGCATCAACAGCGCCCTGGCTCGGTCGATCTATGACGCCTTTCACGGCGAAGGGGACAGCCCATGAACATACCCAATCTGCTTACCCTGCTGCGCATCGGCCTGATTCCGGTGTTCGTGGTGCTGTTCTATCTGCCGACAAAATGGGCCTACCTGGCCTGCGCCCTGGTGTTCGCCATTGCCGCCCTCACCGATTGGCTGGACGGCTGGCTGGCGCGCAAGCTGAAGCAGACCTCGGCCCTGGGTGCCTTTCTCGACCCGGTGGCGGATAAACTCATGGTGGCCGCCGCCCTGGTGCTGCTGGTACAGCGCGACCCGGCACCCTGGATGGCGGTGCCGGCCCTGGTCATCATTGGCCGCGAGATCACCATCTCCGCCCTGCGCGAATGGATGGCCGAGCTGGGCGAGCGCGCCCAGGTGGCGGTGAGCACCATCGGCAAGGTCAAGACCGCCGTGCAGATGGTCGCCATACTGCTGCTCATCTACCGCGACCCGGTGGGCGTAGTTCCCAGCTACACTGTGGGCTACGTCCTGCTCTACCTGGCCACCCTGCTCACCCTATGGAGCATGCTGCTCTACCTGCGCGCCGCCTGGCCGGCACTGATGCGCAACGAGACCCAAGCCTGATTGTTTTGTTGCAGAGGCTTGACAATTCCCTCGGGCCGACTAGAATACGCCGCACATTATCCCAGCGGGAATAGCTCAGTTGGTAGAGCACAACCTTGCCAAGGTTGGGGTCGCGAGTTCGAGTCTCGTTTCCCGCTCCAATTTCTCCCCAACGCATTGAATAACCAAACAGAACCTGAAATTACTGTTTGGTTTATATCCATCTGCACTGCACAAAACACCTTCCCTGAAAATCTCAGTCCCCAGCGGCAGTCCCGGTCCATAGCCAGGATTGCGTGTCGGCTTCCCTTACCCAACTCCATGGACCTCAACCAGCGTTTCTGCCGCCCCTGTATCTGAGGTTCGGGGTTGCGGGAAATTGGCGTCGCCACTTACTGGGTGGGATAATGGCAGCCAGACTTTATTCTTGACCCGGTCAGCCTAAAAAGAGTATTTGGCCACAGAGCCACAGAGCCACAGAGTACACAGAGAAAAATCAATGTGTTGGAAAGCGAACATTCAACACCTTCCAGGTGAGCCCGGTCTGATAGGTAACTCACTTGAACCAACTCTGTGATCTTTGCGCTTCTTTGGGTCCTCTGTGTCCTTTTGTCCCGGCTTCGCCGGGTCAGGTTAATCTCTCTCAAACCGCGAGGAAACCACCATGGCCAAATCCACCTTTCCCGTACCCATCAACCTCCTGCTGCTGGACCTGGTCGGTGCCCTAATGACCGCCCTGGGCATTATCGAGACCGCAGACCCTGGCGTTTTTCTTGACCCCGAGCAGCTCTATCCGGGCTATAACTGGTTTCTGGTCATCATTGGCAGCCTGCTGATGCTGCCCATGGTGCTGCACATGGTCAAACGTGCCAAGCAGCAGGCCGCCGCCCAACGCGCTGCGGCCGACGGCCAGCCTGCCAGTCCGCCGAGCCAGCCCAAGGCCCCGAAGACAAAGACAGTGCAGCGGCGCAGGCCCTGAGCCAAGGTCATCAACCTAACGATCATGGGGCAAGGCGGCCATCCCAGAAGATGAAAGTCGTCTGTGGTTCTGTGGCTAAATGCCCTTAATTTGGATAATCCGCTTTACCCATAGGCCAACCCATGAACGCTGAACAATTCGCCGCCCTGGCCAAGCAGGGCTACAACCGTATCCCTGTGGCCTGCGAGGTGCTGGCGGACCTGGACACCCCGCTGAGCACCTACCTAAAATTGGCCGATGGGCCTTATTCCTATCTGTTTGAGTCGGTGCAGGGCGGTGAGAAGTGGGGGCGCTACTCCATCATCGGCCTGCCCTGCCGCACCCGGCTGCTGGTGTATGGCCAGCAGGTGCGGTTGGAGGACGATAATGGCCTGATCGAACAACACGAGGTGGCCGACCCCCTGGCCTTCATCGAGCAGTTCCAGGCCCGCTTCAAGGCCGCCGAGATCCCCGGCCTGCCCCGCTTCAATGGCGGTCTGGTGGGCTATTTTGGCTACGATTGCATCCGCTACATCGAACCGCGCCTGGGCCTCTGTACCAAGCCCGATGCCATAGGCGCGCCGGATATCCTGCTGATGGTCTCAGACGAGGTGCTGGTGTTCGATAACCTCAAGGGGCGCTTGTATCTGATCGTGCATGCCGACCCCAGCCGGGGCGATAGCCTGGAGAGCACCCGCGAGCGTATCGATCGGCTGGTGGCGCAGATGCAGCGCGGCGCGCCGCGCCATCGGTTGGAGCTGAAGCGCGAGGTGGGCGAAACGGACTTTGTCTCCGGCTTCACCGAGGCGGGCTTCAAGCAGGCGGTGGCGCGGATCAAAGACTACATCCTGGACGGCGACTGTATGCAGGTGGTGCTGTCCCAGCGCCTGAGCATCCCCTTTGCCGCCGCCCCCCTGGACCTGTACCGTGCCCTGCGCGGGCTCAATCCCTCGCCCTATATGTATTTTCTCAACCTGGGCGGCTTGCATATCGTCGGTTCCTCGCCGGAGATCCTCGCCCGGCTGGAGGATGGCCTGGTCACCGTGCGCCCCATCGCCGGGACCCGCCACCGTGGCCGTACCGAGGCCGAGGATCAGGCCCTGGAGGCGGAGCTGCTGGCCGACCCCAAGGAGCTGGCCGAGCACCTGATGCTGATCGACCTAGGGCGTAACGATGCCGGGCGCGTGTCCGAGATCGGCAGCGTGCAGCTGACCGATAGGATGGTGGTGGAACGCTATTCCCACGTCATGCACATCGTCTCCAATGTCACCGGCAGGCTGCGCGCCGGCCTGAGCGCCATGGACGTGCTGCGTGCTACCTTCCCGGCCGGCACCGTGTCCGGCGCGCCCAAGATCCGCGCCATGGAGATCATCGACGAGCTGGAGCCGGTCAAGCGCGGCATCTATTCCGGCGCCGTCGGTTATCTGAGCTGGAACGGCAACATGGACACCGCCATTGCTATCCGCACGGCGGTGATCGAGGACGGCCAGCTGCACATCCAGGCCGGTGCCGGGGTGGTGGCCGACTCCCAGCCCGAGCTGGAATGGCAGGAGACCCTGAACAAGGGCCGCGCCGTATTCCGCGCCGTGGCCGAGGCCGAGGGCGGGATTCATGATCGCGTTTGCCTGACGGAGGTTGGCCTCCCCCCTTTGCAAGAGGGGGAATTTGATGCTCTCCTTGAAGGTGAGAGGGAGCGAGTAGTTACGCAAAAATTAGACTAATCTTGTCAAGGAAAGGCAAATTTCAGCGAGCAGACTATCCATCTCACACCCTGAGTGAAGCGAGCCATGGCGATTAGCAGCGATACCGATGTCAATGCCCTGTTGAGCGGCGTGCTGGAGACCATTCAGGCCTATGTCGGGCGGCAGAATGACCACATCCAGAGCCTGTACCGCATCGGCGCGGCGCTGTCTTCCGAGACCCGGCTGGATCACCTGCTGGAGATGATCCTGACCGAGGCCATGGGCTTCTCCAACGCCGATGGCGGCACCCTCTACGTCACCAGCGAGGATGCCCGTTACCTGCACTTTCGGGTGGTTGAGACCCGCTCCCTGGGGATCAAGATGGGCGGGGCCGGGGAGGCCATCAGCTGGCCCGACCTGCCCCTGTATAAGGCAGACGGCGAGCCCAACCGTGAGATGGTCGCGGCCCTGTGCGCCCTGGAAGACCGTACCATCAACATCGCCGATGTCTATCTGGCCGATGAGCGCTACAACTTCGAGGGCACCCGCCAGTTCGACGCCAAGACCGGCTACCGATCGCGTTCCATGTTGGTCATCCCCATGCGCAACTACGAGAACCAGGTGATAGGCGTCTGTCAGCTGCTCAACCGTATCGACCCGGATAGCGGCGAGGTCACCCCGTTCAGCGAGGAGGACGAAAAATCCCTGCTCTCGCTCGCCTCTCAGGCGGCCATAGCCATGACCAACGTGCAGCTGATCCAGGACCTGCGCAAGCTGCTCGACTCCTTCATCGACGCCATCGCCCGGGCCATCGACGACAAATCCCCCTACACCGGCGGCCATGTACAAAAGGTCGCGCAACTGGCGATGATGCTGGCCAGGGCTGTGAATCAGGCCGACAGTGGCCCCTACCAGGAGGTCCATTTCAGTGACGAGGAGCTGGACCAGATCCACATCGCCGGGCTGATGCACGACGTGGGCAAGATTACCACCCCCGAGTACATCATGGACAAGTCCACCAAGCTGGAGACCATCTACGACCGCATCGAGACGGTACGCACCCGGTTTGAGCTATATATCCGCGAGATCGAGCGCGATGCCGACCGGCAAAAGCTCGACCTGCTGCGCCAGGGTGCCCGGTTTGACGACCTGAACGACATCGACGAGCGCACCCAGGAGGCCATAGACCAGGCCCGCGCCGACCTGGCCTTTCTGGAGAACGCCAACTTCGGCGGCGAATTCATGCGCGATGAGGATATAGAACGAGTCCAGCAGATCGCCAGGCACTGGCTCCATCGGGATGGCGAGATGATCCCCCTGCTGAGCGAGAACGAGGTAGAGAATCTATCCATCCGCAAGGGTACCCTGACCCTGGAGGAGCGGGCCAAGATCAACCACCACGCCTATATGTCCACCGAGATGCTGGAGGCCCTGCCCTTCCCCAAGAGCCTGCGGCGGGTGCCGGAGATCGCCGGTGGCCACCACGAAAAGCTCAACGGCAAGGGCTACCCCAAGGGACTCAGCGCGGAGCAACTGAGCCTGGAGGCGCGTATCATGGCCTTGGCGGATATCTTCGAGGCCCTGACCGCCTCGGATCGGCCCTACAAGCGCCCCAATACCCTGAAAGAGGCCATGCGCATCATTGGCTTCATGGTCAAGGATCAGGAACTGGACGCCGACCTGGTGGACTTCTTCTACCAGGCCGGCCTGCACCTGGAATACGGCAGGCAATCCCTGCTGCCGGAGCAGTTGGATGTTTAAAGCGGCCAGCCGTCAGCGGCCAGCCTTCAGCCAAACCGCTGGCCGCTGATGGCTGGCGGCTCAGCCTAACCCACAGGAGCCCCCATGGCAGACTGGTATTTGAGTTACGACGGCCAGCAGATTGGCCCCTTCGACCTGGCCGAGGCACGCCAGCGCGCCCAATCGGATAGCGACGGCTTTGCCTGGCGCAGCGGCATGGCCGACTGGCTGCCGATCAACCACATTGGCGAGCTGCACGGCAGCAGCGGCGGACCGCCGCCGGTGACCCAGGCCCAGCACGCCCTGACCCGCCGCTCGGACGAGATCGACTACGAGATCTTCGGCAACGAGAGCCAGTACGTGGTGATCGAACTGGACCCCGGCGAGAGCGCCGTGGCCGAGGCCGGGGCGATGATGTACAAGGATGCCAGCATCGAGATGACCACCCTGTTCGGCGACGGCTCCGGCGGTCAGGATGAGGGCTTCATGGACAAGCTGCTCGGTGCCGGTAAGCGCCTGATCACCGGCGAGAGCCTGTTCACCACGGTGTTCACCCACCAGGGGCATGGCAAGGCCCATGTCGCCTTTGCCGCCCCCTTTCCCGGCAACATCATGCCGGTCCATCTGGGTGAAACCGGTGGTCGGCTGATCTGTCAGAAGGACAGCTTTCTGTGCGCCGCCAAGGGGGTCTCCATCGGCATCTATTTCCAGAAAAAAATACTCACCGGCCTGTTCGGCGGCGAGGGCTTCATCATGCAAAAGCTGGAGGGCGACGGCATGGCCTTCGTCCAGGCCGGTGGCGCGCTGATGGAGCGCCAGCTCGGCGCGGGCGAGGTGCTGCATGTGGATACCGGCTGCCTGGTGGCCATGCAGGACAGCGTCCAGTTCGACCTGCAACAGGCCGGCGGCATCAAGACCGCCCTGTTCGGCGGCGAGGGGCTGTTTTTCGCCCAACTGCGCGGGCCGGGGCGGATCTGGCTGCAATCCCTGCCCTTCTCCCGCTTCGCCGGGCGCATGCTTGCCGCCGCGCCCCAGGGCGGCGGCCGTGATGTGGGCGAGGGCTCCCTGCTCGGCGGCATCGGCGACATTGTCATGGGCAACCGGAAATTCTGATACGACAGGAACCAAGACATGACCCAGACCCTGATCAAAAACGCCCTGCTGGTCAACGAGGGCCAGCGTTTCGAGGGCGACCTGCTGATCGAGCAGGGACGCATAGCACGCATTGGCGCGGACATCCCAGCGGCCGGGGCCGAGGTTTACGATGCCGCGGGTCGACTGCTGATGCCGGGAATGATCGACGATCAGGTGCATTTTCGCGACCCCGGCCTGACCCACAAGGCAGACTTGGTCAGCGAATCCCGCGCCGCCGTGGCCGGCGGCATCACCAGCTTCATGGAGATGCCCAACACCAACCCGCAGACGGTGACCCTGGATGCCCTGGAGGCCAAATACCAACGGGCCGCCGGACGCAGCCACGCCAACTTTGCCTTCTACCTGGGCGGCACCAACGACAATCTGGAGCAGATCAAGCGCCTGCGCCCGGATCAGACCTGCGGCATCAAGGTATTCATGGGGGCCTCCACCGGCAACATGCTGGTGGACGACCCGGCCATACTGGAGGCCATCTTCCGTGAGGCCCCCATGCTCATCGCCACCCATTGCGAGGACACGCCGAGCATCCAGGCCAACGAGGCGCGCTACCGTGAGCAGT
This is a stretch of genomic DNA from gamma proteobacterium SS-5. It encodes these proteins:
- the pgsA gene encoding CDP-diacylglycerol--glycerol-3-phosphate 3-phosphatidyltransferase → MNIPNLLTLLRIGLIPVFVVLFYLPTKWAYLACALVFAIAALTDWLDGWLARKLKQTSALGAFLDPVADKLMVAAALVLLVQRDPAPWMAVPALVIIGREITISALREWMAELGERAQVAVSTIGKVKTAVQMVAILLLIYRDPVGVVPSYTVGYVLLYLATLLTLWSMLLYLRAAWPALMRNETQA
- a CDS encoding anthranilate synthase component I, which produces MNAEQFAALAKQGYNRIPVACEVLADLDTPLSTYLKLADGPYSYLFESVQGGEKWGRYSIIGLPCRTRLLVYGQQVRLEDDNGLIEQHEVADPLAFIEQFQARFKAAEIPGLPRFNGGLVGYFGYDCIRYIEPRLGLCTKPDAIGAPDILLMVSDEVLVFDNLKGRLYLIVHADPSRGDSLESTRERIDRLVAQMQRGAPRHRLELKREVGETDFVSGFTEAGFKQAVARIKDYILDGDCMQVVLSQRLSIPFAAAPLDLYRALRGLNPSPYMYFLNLGGLHIVGSSPEILARLEDGLVTVRPIAGTRHRGRTEAEDQALEAELLADPKELAEHLMLIDLGRNDAGRVSEIGSVQLTDRMVVERYSHVMHIVSNVTGRLRAGLSAMDVLRATFPAGTVSGAPKIRAMEIIDELEPVKRGIYSGAVGYLSWNGNMDTAIAIRTAVIEDGQLHIQAGAGVVADSQPELEWQETLNKGRAVFRAVAEAEGGIHDRVCLTEVGLPPLQEGEFDALLEGERERVVTQKLD
- a CDS encoding HD domain-containing protein, with product MAISSDTDVNALLSGVLETIQAYVGRQNDHIQSLYRIGAALSSETRLDHLLEMILTEAMGFSNADGGTLYVTSEDARYLHFRVVETRSLGIKMGGAGEAISWPDLPLYKADGEPNREMVAALCALEDRTINIADVYLADERYNFEGTRQFDAKTGYRSRSMLVIPMRNYENQVIGVCQLLNRIDPDSGEVTPFSEEDEKSLLSLASQAAIAMTNVQLIQDLRKLLDSFIDAIARAIDDKSPYTGGHVQKVAQLAMMLARAVNQADSGPYQEVHFSDEELDQIHIAGLMHDVGKITTPEYIMDKSTKLETIYDRIETVRTRFELYIREIERDADRQKLDLLRQGARFDDLNDIDERTQEAIDQARADLAFLENANFGGEFMRDEDIERVQQIARHWLHRDGEMIPLLSENEVENLSIRKGTLTLEERAKINHHAYMSTEMLEALPFPKSLRRVPEIAGGHHEKLNGKGYPKGLSAEQLSLEARIMALADIFEALTASDRPYKRPNTLKEAMRIIGFMVKDQELDADLVDFFYQAGLHLEYGRQSLLPEQLDV
- a CDS encoding TIGR00266 family protein, giving the protein MADWYLSYDGQQIGPFDLAEARQRAQSDSDGFAWRSGMADWLPINHIGELHGSSGGPPPVTQAQHALTRRSDEIDYEIFGNESQYVVIELDPGESAVAEAGAMMYKDASIEMTTLFGDGSGGQDEGFMDKLLGAGKRLITGESLFTTVFTHQGHGKAHVAFAAPFPGNIMPVHLGETGGRLICQKDSFLCAAKGVSIGIYFQKKILTGLFGGEGFIMQKLEGDGMAFVQAGGALMERQLGAGEVLHVDTGCLVAMQDSVQFDLQQAGGIKTALFGGEGLFFAQLRGPGRIWLQSLPFSRFAGRMLAAAPQGGGRDVGEGSLLGGIGDIVMGNRKF